From a single Muntiacus reevesi chromosome 14, mMunRee1.1, whole genome shotgun sequence genomic region:
- the LOC136146429 gene encoding collagen, type I, alpha 1b-like yields MACRREMVVLLGVERVCAIIFGQDWDASVSVRPPHKTLPFWRARLAPGGGSASKAPGVRGRLRAPVPPPRTAGPPALASLDSESSPPQPLRWNAGGSKEAGVCFKTPRLETQLLSLNSSSVSPRPAASGLEDARQPAKAQAGNNLAGPAGENPEHSAGSPRAFPRLGAEGEPGRRKGQPAPSSAQLARRPRGEWQRRRARCQRRGAEPRALVGAGSEAGRAGRGRRRGRCWALELRARGEESRAAGAELEEAAATAGSGLETASSGGERLARLSWVRGSSEPCAPEAAGAAWAQQRKEAGRPGRCSSHAAGPGQVRRQMGSVTRASERIGPRRGRQPGVGVLTSR; encoded by the exons GACTGGGACGCATCAGTCAGCGTGCGCCCTCCTCATAAAACTCTGCCCTTCTGGCGGGCCCGCCTGGCTCCCGGGGGCGGCAGTGCCAGTAAGGCTCCTGGAGTTCGAGGCAGGCTGCGAGCGCCCGTCCCTCCG CCAAGAACTGCAGGGCCTCCGGCTTTGGCGAGCCTGGACTCCGAGTCCTCCCCGCCCCAGCCACTGCGCTGGAACGCTGGGGGCTCGAAAGAGGCTGGGGTGTGTTTCAAGACACCGCGATTAGAGACGCAGCTTCTAAGTCTGAACTCGTCCTCGGTCTCTCCCAGACCCGCCGCCTCCGGTCTCGAAGACGCCCGGCAGCCGGCTAAGGCCCAGGCGGGGAACAACCTGGCCGGCCCGGCGGGCGAAAACCCAGAGCACTCGGCCGGGTCGCCCAGGGCATTCCCGCGGCTGGGGGCGGAAGGCGAGCCGGGCCGCAGGAAGGGTCAGCCGGCTCCGAGCTCCGCCCAGCTGGCTCGCAGGCCGCGCGGTGAATGGCAGCGGCGGAGGGCGCGGTGCCAGCGGAGAGGGGCGGAGCCGCGGGCGCTGGTTGGCGCGGGCTCGGAGgcggggcgcgcggggcggggccggaggcGGGGTCGCTGCTGGGCCCTGGAGCTGCGGGCGCGCGGAGAGGAGTCGCGAGCAGCTGGAGCGGAGTTGGAGGAAGCGGCGGCCACGGCTGGCAGCGGGTTGGAGACGGCGAGCTCGGGTGGGGAACGGCTAGCGCGTCTGAGCTGGGTCAGGGGCTCATCGGAGCCGTGCGCGCCAGAGGCTGCCGGTGCAGCCTGGGCCCAACAGAGGAAGGAAGCCGGCCGGCCGGGGAG GTGCAGCTCGCATGCGGCGGGCCCCGGTCAAGTCAGACGACAGATGGGCAGCGTGACGAGAGCGTCAGAAAGGATCGGGCCTCGCCGGGGGCGTCAGCCTGGAGTCGGCGTGCTGACGAGTCGCTGA